In Ruminococcaceae bacterium BL-6, a genomic segment contains:
- a CDS encoding conserved protein of unknown function (Evidence 4 : Unknown function but conserved in other organisms), whose amino-acid sequence MKTENADSLFPIAINAVVLDCKDPSVLSDFYVRLLGWKKEPDNEDEEFVGIFSPAGNIRILFQKNEDYVSPVWPEEPGKQQQMTHLDFIVKDKKQMGLAVRHAVSCGASKADVQYSDHWTVMIDPAGHPFCFII is encoded by the coding sequence GTGAAGACAGAAAATGCCGACAGCCTGTTTCCGATTGCGATCAATGCGGTGGTGCTGGATTGTAAAGACCCATCCGTCTTATCCGATTTTTACGTTCGCCTGCTTGGGTGGAAAAAAGAGCCCGACAATGAAGACGAGGAATTCGTGGGCATTTTCTCTCCGGCCGGGAATATCAGAATCCTATTTCAAAAAAATGAAGATTATGTTTCTCCGGTGTGGCCGGAGGAACCGGGAAAACAGCAGCAGATGACCCATCTGGATTTCATCGTAAAAGACAAGAAACAGATGGGTCTGGCCGTCCGGCACGCCGTTTCCTGCGGCGCATCCAAGGCGGACGTTCAATATTCGGATCACTGGACGGTTATGATCGACCCGGCGGGACATCCGTTCTGCTTCATTATCTAA
- the citN gene encoding Citrate transporter: MFLSKDEMVSQSSNQIRQEGQFLSRFRLPRLHCHFGQIIQSLQFYRQALGISSKKVSPLVSIVAVPIIFSLIGGFGLQTFSFAIDGMKDVASTFAMILFAILYFSLMMYVGLFDPIVDSIISVVKGDPLKIMVGSALLAAVVSCGGDGSTAFLITCTAMVPVFDRLKMNKLYLACVVIMENTVLNLLPWGGPMARVLSVLKVDAGQLLKMLLPGMILGIAYGIGIAYYLGLKERKRLGVTNLGINVSSLKVELSSEEKELRRPKLYWFNFILTIVVVVLLIMGILPSSMCFVVGTIIAAAVNYPDLKQQRNVIEQNASGIMNVVIMVLGAGVLMGILNGTKMSDAIGNSLVSLIPASMSRYFGVAIAFISAPGTVALSNDAFYYDVMPVLAKTAMAYGFTPLQIAFASMVGQAFHQLSPLIAAIYLLIDLTGITLEKYEKYNFKWMAGLFVIYFGCAILSGNLVLH, encoded by the coding sequence ATGTTTCTTTCAAAAGATGAAATGGTTTCGCAGAGTAGCAACCAGATACGACAAGAAGGACAGTTCCTATCTCGCTTTCGTTTACCTCGCCTCCATTGCCATTTTGGTCAAATAATACAATCCCTTCAATTTTACAGACAAGCCCTAGGCATTTCTTCAAAAAAAGTAAGCCCGCTTGTTTCCATTGTCGCGGTCCCCATTATTTTCAGCTTAATTGGCGGCTTTGGGCTGCAGACCTTCAGTTTTGCCATTGACGGCATGAAGGATGTCGCCTCAACATTCGCCATGATTTTATTTGCGATATTGTATTTCAGCCTCATGATGTATGTCGGGCTGTTTGACCCGATTGTAGACAGCATTATCTCAGTGGTAAAAGGGGACCCGCTGAAAATCATGGTGGGTTCCGCTCTTCTTGCTGCCGTCGTTTCCTGCGGCGGAGACGGCTCCACCGCTTTTCTAATTACCTGCACCGCAATGGTCCCCGTTTTCGATCGGCTGAAAATGAATAAGCTCTATCTGGCGTGCGTCGTCATTATGGAGAACACCGTTCTCAATTTGCTGCCGTGGGGCGGTCCAATGGCACGAGTTCTGTCGGTATTGAAAGTGGATGCGGGACAGCTACTGAAAATGCTGCTTCCGGGCATGATTCTCGGTATCGCATACGGCATCGGGATTGCCTATTATCTGGGCCTGAAAGAAAGGAAGCGCCTTGGCGTCACAAACTTGGGGATCAATGTCAGCAGCTTGAAGGTGGAGCTTTCCTCCGAGGAGAAAGAACTGAGAAGGCCCAAATTGTATTGGTTCAACTTCATTCTCACCATCGTGGTCGTAGTGCTTCTCATTATGGGGATCCTTCCCTCGTCCATGTGCTTCGTAGTAGGCACGATTATTGCCGCGGCGGTAAATTACCCCGATCTTAAACAGCAGCGGAATGTCATCGAACAGAACGCAAGCGGAATCATGAACGTTGTTATCATGGTGCTGGGCGCGGGTGTACTTATGGGAATTCTGAACGGAACGAAGATGTCGGATGCGATCGGAAACAGCCTGGTCAGCCTGATACCGGCGTCGATGTCCAGATATTTCGGGGTCGCGATCGCGTTCATCAGTGCCCCCGGAACGGTGGCACTGAGTAATGATGCTTTTTATTACGACGTTATGCCGGTATTGGCCAAGACCGCGATGGCCTATGGATTTACACCCCTGCAGATCGCCTTTGCTTCCATGGTGGGCCAGGCTTTCCACCAGTTAAGCCCGCTGATCGCCGCGATTTATCTTCTAATTGATCTGACCGGAATTACTCTGGAAAAATACGAAAAATATAACTTTAAATGGATGGCCGGACTATTTGTCATTTACTTCGGCTGTGCAATATTATCCGGGAATCTCGTCCTCCATTAA
- a CDS encoding protein of unknown function (Evidence 5 : Unknown function), with amino-acid sequence MLGDKAYGAEKIRSYIAEHGATYTIPPQSNVSNPWDCDWWLYKERHLVECFFQKMKWFRRVATRYDKKDSSYLAFVYLASIAILVK; translated from the coding sequence GTGCTGGGTGATAAGGCTTACGGTGCTGAAAAAATCAGAAGCTACATCGCGGAGCATGGCGCCACCTATACAATTCCACCCCAATCCAATGTCTCAAACCCGTGGGATTGCGACTGGTGGCTATACAAAGAGCGCCATCTGGTTGAATGTTTCTTTCAAAAGATGAAATGGTTTCGCAGAGTAGCAACCAGATACGACAAGAAGGACAGTTCCTATCTCGCTTTCGTTTACCTCGCCTCCATTGCCATTTTGGTCAAATAA
- a CDS encoding transposase, translated as MRRYELTNEEWNRIKDLLPPELTGKKGRPRKDNRTMLNGMLWIARSGCQWRELPEYYGKWKGVYTRFCKWRDDGTLETVFRALSSDADMENLSIDSTSVKVHESANGGVKKGNPKR; from the coding sequence ATGAGACGATATGAATTGACAAATGAAGAATGGAACCGTATTAAAGACCTGCTTCCACCCGAACTGACAGGTAAAAAAGGAAGGCCGCGGAAAGATAACCGCACAATGCTTAACGGCATGCTATGGATTGCGCGCAGCGGTTGCCAGTGGCGAGAACTGCCGGAATATTACGGAAAGTGGAAGGGGGTCTATACCCGTTTTTGTAAGTGGCGCGATGATGGAACGTTGGAGACCGTTTTCCGAGCGCTCAGCAGTGATGCGGACATGGAAAATCTGAGCATTGATTCCACCTCCGTGAAGGTACACGAAAGCGCCAACGGCGGTGTAAAAAAGGGCAATCCAAAGCGGTAG
- a CDS encoding triphosphoribosyl-dephospho-CoA transferase (modular protein): MAYEGKLVSVTDMAMEREARVASRAELLSKYPGRTVLTLTMNIPGPRKSGADFYRAFCIGRNAAEEAMASRSVRVFSEKTRRNRAGYTAFYVTDGRADELKHIMMDVEQKHPLGRLFDLDVTAENGENVSRNDFGNPPRRCFICGRDAKECGRNRTHSAQELAAAVERMIQNYTASAIANAASDAMTMEVETAPKPGLVDPITPGAHKDMDIHTFRASIRAITPFFEEMAFAGLSHEGRPRELFPKLREIGLHAEKAMFSVTGGVNTHKGAIFSIGLLCAAAGLQLSNQGCVAAEEITSMASQIVAPEMEQEWNDIPNRSKHTKGELLFLQHGNRGIRGEAADGYPSVLAVLPGFKEESASGAGKNEVKLQTLFRLMTISEDTNVLARCGENGLQWMKETAKRILEAGGAYSARGMTLIARLDSDFTKRNMSPGGCADLLSAVLLLDQLEKIPWLKG; the protein is encoded by the coding sequence ATGGCATATGAGGGAAAGCTTGTCTCCGTCACGGATATGGCAATGGAACGTGAAGCCCGCGTGGCCAGCCGGGCCGAACTGCTGTCCAAGTATCCCGGCCGAACCGTTCTTACGCTTACCATGAATATCCCGGGGCCAAGAAAAAGCGGAGCGGATTTTTACCGTGCTTTTTGCATTGGAAGAAACGCCGCCGAAGAAGCTATGGCCAGCCGCAGTGTACGGGTTTTTTCCGAGAAGACTCGGAGGAATCGCGCCGGTTATACCGCTTTTTATGTAACGGACGGACGAGCTGATGAACTGAAGCATATCATGATGGATGTGGAACAGAAGCATCCTTTGGGGCGGCTGTTTGATTTGGATGTTACTGCCGAAAACGGTGAAAACGTCTCAAGAAACGACTTTGGGAATCCCCCGCGGCGTTGTTTTATCTGCGGCAGAGACGCCAAAGAGTGTGGCAGAAACCGCACCCATTCCGCACAAGAACTTGCCGCTGCCGTAGAACGGATGATCCAAAATTATACGGCGTCTGCAATTGCAAACGCCGCTTCTGATGCGATGACGATGGAAGTGGAGACCGCCCCGAAACCAGGCCTTGTGGATCCAATCACACCGGGAGCTCACAAAGATATGGATATCCATACTTTCCGGGCGAGCATTCGGGCCATCACACCATTTTTTGAAGAAATGGCGTTTGCCGGGTTGTCTCATGAAGGCCGGCCGCGAGAGCTGTTCCCAAAGCTGAGGGAAATCGGCTTACATGCTGAAAAAGCAATGTTTTCCGTCACCGGAGGAGTGAACACTCATAAGGGCGCCATTTTTTCAATTGGATTACTGTGTGCGGCAGCAGGCCTGCAATTGAGCAATCAGGGCTGCGTTGCGGCAGAGGAAATCACTTCCATGGCATCTCAGATTGTTGCGCCCGAAATGGAGCAGGAATGGAACGATATTCCCAACCGCTCCAAACATACAAAGGGAGAGCTTCTGTTCCTGCAACATGGAAATCGTGGAATTCGGGGCGAAGCGGCGGACGGTTATCCTTCCGTCCTTGCGGTTCTGCCGGGCTTTAAAGAAGAATCGGCGTCCGGTGCAGGGAAAAATGAGGTGAAACTTCAAACTTTGTTCCGTTTGATGACAATTTCAGAAGATACCAATGTACTCGCAAGATGCGGTGAAAATGGGCTTCAATGGATGAAAGAAACAGCGAAACGGATTTTGGAAGCAGGAGGAGCTTATTCGGCGAGAGGAATGACATTGATCGCCAGGTTGGATTCAGACTTTACCAAACGAAATATGAGTCCGGGGGGATGCGCTGATTTGTTATCTGCCGTGCTGCTGCTGGATCAACTGGAAAAAATCCCCTGGCTGAAGGGATGA